The following proteins are co-located in the Silene latifolia isolate original U9 population chromosome 1, ASM4854445v1, whole genome shotgun sequence genome:
- the LOC141606647 gene encoding ABC transporter G family member 22 isoform X3: MFRDVTYKVILKGVTTSVEKDILHGITGAVNPGEVLALMGPSGSGKTTLLNLLGGRVTQPAPGGSVTYNDQPYSKFLKSRIGFVTQDDVLFPHLTVRETLTYAAYLRLPRTLTKEQKELRALDVICELGLERCQDTMIGGSFVRGVSGGERKRVCIGNEIIINPSMLFLDEPTSGLDSTTALKTIQMLQDIAEAGKTVITTIHQPSSRLFHKFDKLILLGKGSLLYYGKASEVMTYFSSIGCSPMISMNPAEFLLDLANGNISDVTVPSELEDKVQMCNSENQTTNGKPSPAIIHEYLVESYESRVAKKEKKKLMAPIPIDEEFKRQISSVKREWGASWWQQYSILFRRGIKERRHDYFSWLRVTQVLVTAVILGLLWWQSDSRTPKGLQDQAGLLFFIAVFWGFFPVFTAIFAFPQERAMLLKERAADMYRLSAYFVARTTSDLPLDLVLPLLFLLVVYFMAGLRLDAGTFICTVLTVFLCIVAAQGLGLAIGASLMDIKKATTLGSVTVMTFMLAGGFFVQKVPIFISWIRYMSFNYHTYRLLLKIQYEHQIRPTSWMRFDNGLEEIGALIAMVFGYRLLAYVFLRTMRLG, translated from the exons ATG TTCAGAGATGTAACATATAAAGTGATTCTGAAAGGGGTGACAACATCAGTGGAGAAAGATATACTACATGGAATCACAGGAGCAGTGAACCCCGGAGAAGTGCTAGCCTTAATGGGGCCTTCAGGGAGCGGAAAGACAACACTGCTGAATCTTCTTGGAGGTAGAGTAACTCAACCTGCACCGGGTGGTTCAGTAACTTACAATGACCAACCATACTCCAAATTCCTCAAAAGCCG GATTGGGTTCGTCACCCAGGATGACGTACTTTTTCCTCACCTCACTGTCAGAGAAACACTAACTTACGCTGCCTATCTGAGACTGCCAAGAACTTTGACAAAGGAACAAAAAGAACTACGAGCTCTAGATGTCATTTGCGAGCTAGGGCTAGAAAG GTGTCAGGACACAATGATCGGAGGTTCCTTTGTGCGAGGGGTATCAGGTGGTGAGAGGAAAAGGGTTTGTATAGGTAATGAGATCATAATCAACCCTTCAATGCTATTTCTCGATGAACCTACCTCGGGGTTGGATTCCACAACTGCATTAAAGACCATCCAGATGTTGCAAGATATAGCTGAG GCCGGGAAAACGGTGATAACAACGATCCATCAACCATCTAGCAGACTATTTCACAAATTTGATAAGTTGATCCTTCTCGGAAAAGGAAGCTTGCTTTACTATGGGAAAGCATCAGAAGTGATGACCTATTTCTCCTCCATAGGATGTTCACCTATGATATCCATGAACCCAGCAGAGTTCCTGTTAGACCTTGCCAATGGGAACATATCTGATGTGACCGTTCCTTCAGAGCTTGAAGATAAAGTGCAGATGTGCAACTCCGAAAACCAAACAACCAACGGCAAACCATCTCCTGCAATAATCCATGAG TATCTTGTGGAGTCATATGAATCCCGAGTTGCTAAGAAGGAAAAGAAGAAGCTCATGGCTCCCATACCCATCGACGAAGAATTCAAGAGACAGATATCGTCAGTAAAGCGAGAATGGGGAGCAAGCTGGTGGCAACAATATTCCATTCTATTCCGAAGAGGAATCAAAGAGCGAAGGCATGATTATTTTAGCTGGTTAAGGGTAACACAGGTTCTAGTCACTGCAGTTATACTAGGACTACTCTGGTGGCAGTCGGATAGCAGAACTCCAAAGGGACTACAGGATCAG GCGGGACTGCTTTTCTTCATCGCGGTGTTCTGGGGTTTCTTTCCGGTATTCACGGCAATATTTGCATTTCCACAGGAGCGAGCCATGCTCCTGAAAGAAAGGGCAGCTGACATGTATAGGCTTAGTGCGTATTTCGTTGCAAGGACAACTAGCGACCTTCCCCTTGATCTCGTCCTACCTTTGCTCTTCCTGCTGGTTGTCTACTTCATGGCTGGCTTGAGGCTTGATGCTGGAACCTTCATCTGCACAGTGCTGACGGTTTTTCTCTGCATCGTAGCTGCACAG GGACTTGGACTAGCTATTGGGGCTTCACTAATGGACATTAAGAAGGCTACAACTCTAGGTTCTGTGACAGTAATGACTTTCATGTTAGCTGGTGGTTTCTTCGTGCAG AAAGTACCAATATTCATATCTTGGATTCGCTACATGTCCTTTAACTACCATACCTATAGGCTGCTTCTCAAAATTCAGTATGAGCACCAAATTCGACCCACCAGTTGGATGAGATTTGACAACGGTTTAGAGGAGATCGGTGCTCTTATTGCCATGGTCTTTGGCTATCGTTTATTGGCCTATGTATTCCTCCGCACAATGCGACTCGGTTAA
- the LOC141606647 gene encoding ABC transporter G family member 22 isoform X4 — protein sequence MGPSGSGKTTLLNLLGGRVTQPAPGGSVTYNDQPYSKFLKSRIGFVTQDDVLFPHLTVRETLTYAAYLRLPRTLTKEQKELRALDVICELGLERCQDTMIGGSFVRGVSGGERKRVCIGNEIIINPSMLFLDEPTSGLDSTTALKTIQMLQDIAEAGKTVITTIHQPSSRLFHKFDKLILLGKGSLLYYGKASEVMTYFSSIGCSPMISMNPAEFLLDLANGNISDVTVPSELEDKVQMCNSENQTTNGKPSPAIIHEYLVESYESRVAKKEKKKLMAPIPIDEEFKRQISSVKREWGASWWQQYSILFRRGIKERRHDYFSWLRVTQVLVTAVILGLLWWQSDSRTPKGLQDQAGLLFFIAVFWGFFPVFTAIFAFPQERAMLLKERAADMYRLSAYFVARTTSDLPLDLVLPLLFLLVVYFMAGLRLDAGTFICTVLTVFLCIVAAQGLGLAIGASLMDIKKATTLGSVTVMTFMLAGGFFVQKVPIFISWIRYMSFNYHTYRLLLKIQYEHQIRPTSWMRFDNGLEEIGALIAMVFGYRLLAYVFLRTMRLG from the exons ATGGGGCCTTCAGGGAGCGGAAAGACAACACTGCTGAATCTTCTTGGAGGTAGAGTAACTCAACCTGCACCGGGTGGTTCAGTAACTTACAATGACCAACCATACTCCAAATTCCTCAAAAGCCG GATTGGGTTCGTCACCCAGGATGACGTACTTTTTCCTCACCTCACTGTCAGAGAAACACTAACTTACGCTGCCTATCTGAGACTGCCAAGAACTTTGACAAAGGAACAAAAAGAACTACGAGCTCTAGATGTCATTTGCGAGCTAGGGCTAGAAAG GTGTCAGGACACAATGATCGGAGGTTCCTTTGTGCGAGGGGTATCAGGTGGTGAGAGGAAAAGGGTTTGTATAGGTAATGAGATCATAATCAACCCTTCAATGCTATTTCTCGATGAACCTACCTCGGGGTTGGATTCCACAACTGCATTAAAGACCATCCAGATGTTGCAAGATATAGCTGAG GCCGGGAAAACGGTGATAACAACGATCCATCAACCATCTAGCAGACTATTTCACAAATTTGATAAGTTGATCCTTCTCGGAAAAGGAAGCTTGCTTTACTATGGGAAAGCATCAGAAGTGATGACCTATTTCTCCTCCATAGGATGTTCACCTATGATATCCATGAACCCAGCAGAGTTCCTGTTAGACCTTGCCAATGGGAACATATCTGATGTGACCGTTCCTTCAGAGCTTGAAGATAAAGTGCAGATGTGCAACTCCGAAAACCAAACAACCAACGGCAAACCATCTCCTGCAATAATCCATGAG TATCTTGTGGAGTCATATGAATCCCGAGTTGCTAAGAAGGAAAAGAAGAAGCTCATGGCTCCCATACCCATCGACGAAGAATTCAAGAGACAGATATCGTCAGTAAAGCGAGAATGGGGAGCAAGCTGGTGGCAACAATATTCCATTCTATTCCGAAGAGGAATCAAAGAGCGAAGGCATGATTATTTTAGCTGGTTAAGGGTAACACAGGTTCTAGTCACTGCAGTTATACTAGGACTACTCTGGTGGCAGTCGGATAGCAGAACTCCAAAGGGACTACAGGATCAG GCGGGACTGCTTTTCTTCATCGCGGTGTTCTGGGGTTTCTTTCCGGTATTCACGGCAATATTTGCATTTCCACAGGAGCGAGCCATGCTCCTGAAAGAAAGGGCAGCTGACATGTATAGGCTTAGTGCGTATTTCGTTGCAAGGACAACTAGCGACCTTCCCCTTGATCTCGTCCTACCTTTGCTCTTCCTGCTGGTTGTCTACTTCATGGCTGGCTTGAGGCTTGATGCTGGAACCTTCATCTGCACAGTGCTGACGGTTTTTCTCTGCATCGTAGCTGCACAG GGACTTGGACTAGCTATTGGGGCTTCACTAATGGACATTAAGAAGGCTACAACTCTAGGTTCTGTGACAGTAATGACTTTCATGTTAGCTGGTGGTTTCTTCGTGCAG AAAGTACCAATATTCATATCTTGGATTCGCTACATGTCCTTTAACTACCATACCTATAGGCTGCTTCTCAAAATTCAGTATGAGCACCAAATTCGACCCACCAGTTGGATGAGATTTGACAACGGTTTAGAGGAGATCGGTGCTCTTATTGCCATGGTCTTTGGCTATCGTTTATTGGCCTATGTATTCCTCCGCACAATGCGACTCGGTTAA
- the LOC141606647 gene encoding ABC transporter G family member 22 isoform X1, with translation MMEKVNSTLSIARTKSDQLMESMAAAMAAMKSSPSTGENEGETTLASEGSATLSRKSSRRMSPGRSSSHRQNYNNHIRKTRSAQLKLDFDEVSGGAALSRASSASLGLSFSFTGFNMPPEDIADSKPFSDDDIPEDVEAGTRKRRIEAEPTLPIYLKFRDVTYKVILKGVTTSVEKDILHGITGAVNPGEVLALMGPSGSGKTTLLNLLGGRVTQPAPGGSVTYNDQPYSKFLKSRIGFVTQDDVLFPHLTVRETLTYAAYLRLPRTLTKEQKELRALDVICELGLERCQDTMIGGSFVRGVSGGERKRVCIGNEIIINPSMLFLDEPTSGLDSTTALKTIQMLQDIAEAGKTVITTIHQPSSRLFHKFDKLILLGKGSLLYYGKASEVMTYFSSIGCSPMISMNPAEFLLDLANGNISDVTVPSELEDKVQMCNSENQTTNGKPSPAIIHEYLVESYESRVAKKEKKKLMAPIPIDEEFKRQISSVKREWGASWWQQYSILFRRGIKERRHDYFSWLRVTQVLVTAVILGLLWWQSDSRTPKGLQDQAGLLFFIAVFWGFFPVFTAIFAFPQERAMLLKERAADMYRLSAYFVARTTSDLPLDLVLPLLFLLVVYFMAGLRLDAGTFICTVLTVFLCIVAAQGLGLAIGASLMDIKKATTLGSVTVMTFMLAGGFFVQKVPIFISWIRYMSFNYHTYRLLLKIQYEHQIRPTSWMRFDNGLEEIGALIAMVFGYRLLAYVFLRTMRLG, from the exons ATGATGGAAAAAGTGAACTCCACCCTATCCATAGCGAGGACAAAATCCGACCAGCTAATGGAGAGCATGGCAGCGGCGATGGCGGCCATGAAATCCTCCCCGTCAACAGGAGAAAATGAGGGCGAGACGACCCTCGCTTCAGAAGGAAGTGCTACGCTGTCTCGAAAGTCAAGCAGAAGGATGTCACCGGGGCGGAGCAGTAGCCATAGGCAAAACTACAACAATCACATAAGAAAGACAAGGAGTGCCCAGCTGAAGCTTGACTTTGATGAAGTGAGTGGTGGCGCTGCGCTTAGCCGAGCCTCTAGTGCCAGTTTGGGCCTCTCCTTCTCCTTCACTGGCTTCAATATGCCTCCTGAGGACATTGCTGACTCTAAGCCCTTCAGTGATGATGATATCC CTGAGGATGTTGAAGCAGGAACGCGtaaaagaagaattgaagctgaaCCAACATTGCCAATATATTTGAAG TTCAGAGATGTAACATATAAAGTGATTCTGAAAGGGGTGACAACATCAGTGGAGAAAGATATACTACATGGAATCACAGGAGCAGTGAACCCCGGAGAAGTGCTAGCCTTAATGGGGCCTTCAGGGAGCGGAAAGACAACACTGCTGAATCTTCTTGGAGGTAGAGTAACTCAACCTGCACCGGGTGGTTCAGTAACTTACAATGACCAACCATACTCCAAATTCCTCAAAAGCCG GATTGGGTTCGTCACCCAGGATGACGTACTTTTTCCTCACCTCACTGTCAGAGAAACACTAACTTACGCTGCCTATCTGAGACTGCCAAGAACTTTGACAAAGGAACAAAAAGAACTACGAGCTCTAGATGTCATTTGCGAGCTAGGGCTAGAAAG GTGTCAGGACACAATGATCGGAGGTTCCTTTGTGCGAGGGGTATCAGGTGGTGAGAGGAAAAGGGTTTGTATAGGTAATGAGATCATAATCAACCCTTCAATGCTATTTCTCGATGAACCTACCTCGGGGTTGGATTCCACAACTGCATTAAAGACCATCCAGATGTTGCAAGATATAGCTGAG GCCGGGAAAACGGTGATAACAACGATCCATCAACCATCTAGCAGACTATTTCACAAATTTGATAAGTTGATCCTTCTCGGAAAAGGAAGCTTGCTTTACTATGGGAAAGCATCAGAAGTGATGACCTATTTCTCCTCCATAGGATGTTCACCTATGATATCCATGAACCCAGCAGAGTTCCTGTTAGACCTTGCCAATGGGAACATATCTGATGTGACCGTTCCTTCAGAGCTTGAAGATAAAGTGCAGATGTGCAACTCCGAAAACCAAACAACCAACGGCAAACCATCTCCTGCAATAATCCATGAG TATCTTGTGGAGTCATATGAATCCCGAGTTGCTAAGAAGGAAAAGAAGAAGCTCATGGCTCCCATACCCATCGACGAAGAATTCAAGAGACAGATATCGTCAGTAAAGCGAGAATGGGGAGCAAGCTGGTGGCAACAATATTCCATTCTATTCCGAAGAGGAATCAAAGAGCGAAGGCATGATTATTTTAGCTGGTTAAGGGTAACACAGGTTCTAGTCACTGCAGTTATACTAGGACTACTCTGGTGGCAGTCGGATAGCAGAACTCCAAAGGGACTACAGGATCAG GCGGGACTGCTTTTCTTCATCGCGGTGTTCTGGGGTTTCTTTCCGGTATTCACGGCAATATTTGCATTTCCACAGGAGCGAGCCATGCTCCTGAAAGAAAGGGCAGCTGACATGTATAGGCTTAGTGCGTATTTCGTTGCAAGGACAACTAGCGACCTTCCCCTTGATCTCGTCCTACCTTTGCTCTTCCTGCTGGTTGTCTACTTCATGGCTGGCTTGAGGCTTGATGCTGGAACCTTCATCTGCACAGTGCTGACGGTTTTTCTCTGCATCGTAGCTGCACAG GGACTTGGACTAGCTATTGGGGCTTCACTAATGGACATTAAGAAGGCTACAACTCTAGGTTCTGTGACAGTAATGACTTTCATGTTAGCTGGTGGTTTCTTCGTGCAG AAAGTACCAATATTCATATCTTGGATTCGCTACATGTCCTTTAACTACCATACCTATAGGCTGCTTCTCAAAATTCAGTATGAGCACCAAATTCGACCCACCAGTTGGATGAGATTTGACAACGGTTTAGAGGAGATCGGTGCTCTTATTGCCATGGTCTTTGGCTATCGTTTATTGGCCTATGTATTCCTCCGCACAATGCGACTCGGTTAA
- the LOC141606647 gene encoding ABC transporter G family member 22 isoform X2 → MVRFRLVQISFYMMFRDVTYKVILKGVTTSVEKDILHGITGAVNPGEVLALMGPSGSGKTTLLNLLGGRVTQPAPGGSVTYNDQPYSKFLKSRIGFVTQDDVLFPHLTVRETLTYAAYLRLPRTLTKEQKELRALDVICELGLERCQDTMIGGSFVRGVSGGERKRVCIGNEIIINPSMLFLDEPTSGLDSTTALKTIQMLQDIAEAGKTVITTIHQPSSRLFHKFDKLILLGKGSLLYYGKASEVMTYFSSIGCSPMISMNPAEFLLDLANGNISDVTVPSELEDKVQMCNSENQTTNGKPSPAIIHEYLVESYESRVAKKEKKKLMAPIPIDEEFKRQISSVKREWGASWWQQYSILFRRGIKERRHDYFSWLRVTQVLVTAVILGLLWWQSDSRTPKGLQDQAGLLFFIAVFWGFFPVFTAIFAFPQERAMLLKERAADMYRLSAYFVARTTSDLPLDLVLPLLFLLVVYFMAGLRLDAGTFICTVLTVFLCIVAAQGLGLAIGASLMDIKKATTLGSVTVMTFMLAGGFFVQKVPIFISWIRYMSFNYHTYRLLLKIQYEHQIRPTSWMRFDNGLEEIGALIAMVFGYRLLAYVFLRTMRLG, encoded by the exons ATGGTCAGGTTCCGTCTTGTACAGATCTCGTTTTATATGATG TTCAGAGATGTAACATATAAAGTGATTCTGAAAGGGGTGACAACATCAGTGGAGAAAGATATACTACATGGAATCACAGGAGCAGTGAACCCCGGAGAAGTGCTAGCCTTAATGGGGCCTTCAGGGAGCGGAAAGACAACACTGCTGAATCTTCTTGGAGGTAGAGTAACTCAACCTGCACCGGGTGGTTCAGTAACTTACAATGACCAACCATACTCCAAATTCCTCAAAAGCCG GATTGGGTTCGTCACCCAGGATGACGTACTTTTTCCTCACCTCACTGTCAGAGAAACACTAACTTACGCTGCCTATCTGAGACTGCCAAGAACTTTGACAAAGGAACAAAAAGAACTACGAGCTCTAGATGTCATTTGCGAGCTAGGGCTAGAAAG GTGTCAGGACACAATGATCGGAGGTTCCTTTGTGCGAGGGGTATCAGGTGGTGAGAGGAAAAGGGTTTGTATAGGTAATGAGATCATAATCAACCCTTCAATGCTATTTCTCGATGAACCTACCTCGGGGTTGGATTCCACAACTGCATTAAAGACCATCCAGATGTTGCAAGATATAGCTGAG GCCGGGAAAACGGTGATAACAACGATCCATCAACCATCTAGCAGACTATTTCACAAATTTGATAAGTTGATCCTTCTCGGAAAAGGAAGCTTGCTTTACTATGGGAAAGCATCAGAAGTGATGACCTATTTCTCCTCCATAGGATGTTCACCTATGATATCCATGAACCCAGCAGAGTTCCTGTTAGACCTTGCCAATGGGAACATATCTGATGTGACCGTTCCTTCAGAGCTTGAAGATAAAGTGCAGATGTGCAACTCCGAAAACCAAACAACCAACGGCAAACCATCTCCTGCAATAATCCATGAG TATCTTGTGGAGTCATATGAATCCCGAGTTGCTAAGAAGGAAAAGAAGAAGCTCATGGCTCCCATACCCATCGACGAAGAATTCAAGAGACAGATATCGTCAGTAAAGCGAGAATGGGGAGCAAGCTGGTGGCAACAATATTCCATTCTATTCCGAAGAGGAATCAAAGAGCGAAGGCATGATTATTTTAGCTGGTTAAGGGTAACACAGGTTCTAGTCACTGCAGTTATACTAGGACTACTCTGGTGGCAGTCGGATAGCAGAACTCCAAAGGGACTACAGGATCAG GCGGGACTGCTTTTCTTCATCGCGGTGTTCTGGGGTTTCTTTCCGGTATTCACGGCAATATTTGCATTTCCACAGGAGCGAGCCATGCTCCTGAAAGAAAGGGCAGCTGACATGTATAGGCTTAGTGCGTATTTCGTTGCAAGGACAACTAGCGACCTTCCCCTTGATCTCGTCCTACCTTTGCTCTTCCTGCTGGTTGTCTACTTCATGGCTGGCTTGAGGCTTGATGCTGGAACCTTCATCTGCACAGTGCTGACGGTTTTTCTCTGCATCGTAGCTGCACAG GGACTTGGACTAGCTATTGGGGCTTCACTAATGGACATTAAGAAGGCTACAACTCTAGGTTCTGTGACAGTAATGACTTTCATGTTAGCTGGTGGTTTCTTCGTGCAG AAAGTACCAATATTCATATCTTGGATTCGCTACATGTCCTTTAACTACCATACCTATAGGCTGCTTCTCAAAATTCAGTATGAGCACCAAATTCGACCCACCAGTTGGATGAGATTTGACAACGGTTTAGAGGAGATCGGTGCTCTTATTGCCATGGTCTTTGGCTATCGTTTATTGGCCTATGTATTCCTCCGCACAATGCGACTCGGTTAA